TCCAACACCACCGAAAATGATTTCACCAAGCATCATGTTGACCATGGCAATAGCACCTGACAGTGGCGAAAGAGATGAGTGCATCGCATTCACGGCGCCGCAAGAAGCAGAAGTCGTGATTGCAGAGAAAAAGACACTGTTGAATACGCCGAATCGTGTTTCTTTCCCTTCCATAATACCAGCTTGGTTGAAAACAGGATTCAATGTAAATTCTGATGCTAAAGAAAATGCCGTAAATGTGATAAACATTGCCAGCATTGTTCCAAAAATAACCCGGCCATGCTTTCGAGACTTGGTCATTATTCCGTAGGTATATGTTAGTGCCCCACCAATTGAAAAGATGGAAAGCATTTGCAAAAAATTAGATAGCGGCGTCCAATTTTCAAAAGGATGTGCAGCATTTGCATTAAAAAATCCACCGCCGTTAGTTCCAAGCATTTTTATAGCCACTTGCGAAGCTACTGGTCCCAAGGCAATTGTCTGCTTCAAGCCCTCAAGGGTCATAACATCAACATAAGCTGCAAAAGTTTGGACTATACCTTGACCAACCAAGATAAGAGTCAAGATTACACAAATTGGTAAAAGAATATAGACAATGGCCCGTGTGGTATCAACCCAAAAATTTCCAATGGTCGCTGACGACCTTCGAACTATTCCACGGGTCAAGGCGATGGCGATGGCAATGCCACAGGCTGCACTTAAGAAGTTCTGAACAGCAAGAGCCGCCATTTGCGTTAAATAACTCATTGTCACTTCACCAGAATATCCTTGCCAGTTTGTGTTAGTGATAAAACTTACAGAAGTATTCAAAGCCGAGTGCCAAGAAACATTTGGCAGAGCTTGCGGATTAAGAGGTAACCAGGCCTGTGTCATTTGGAAGGCCATCAGAACTAAAATTCCAACCAGATGGAAAATCATAAAGGCCGCAGCATACGCCCTCCAGCTCATCTCTTCAGATGGATCAATTCCCGAAGTCCTATAAGTCAGATTTTCCAACCACCACAAAGGTTTGTGCAGCCAAGTTTTTTCTCCCTGAAACACCTTGGCCATAAATCGACCCAAGGGAGGAGTGATTGCTATGAGTAAAGCAACATAGATAATAAACTGTATGTAATCGTTGATTCCCATATCAACCTCAAAACTTTTCTGGGTTAAACAAGGCGTAAATTAAGTAAACCAGAACGGTGCATCCAATCACCCCTGCGACGACAAAATCCATAGATTCCTCCAATTTTACTTTCAATCATTTCAAACTAACTCTGACCGGCGTAAAAAAGATGTAAAAATCTCGACTTGATTCAATGCCCCGACTCTGTGAAAGAACAAGGTCTAGGCCTTGACTTAAAATGAGTACAAGATTGTCATTTTTTCGCAGAAAATATTTCAAAAGGAGTGAGGGTCACTCCCTTTGCCGAAGTTAAGGCTTTTTAGGACCAATAGGAGGATTTAAAATCATCGTCATTTTTGCGGGATCAAAGTCATTGAAGTTCAAAGTAAGCTCGCCATTCTTAAAGCTCGTAGGTCCGTTTTTACGAGTGACCGTAATGAGCGTTAATTTGGATTTTTGAATCAATACCTCGTTCAAATCATTAGTGAGCCAGCCTTTCAAGCTCTTAAGATCTTCAAGAGCAGATGCTGAAATATCCTCGTCACTAAAAGTCAGTTGAAGGTTAAACTTAACGGCAGTCTCAGAAATGGCAACTTTCAAAAGGAAAGCCTCATTAGCAAGAAGTTCCCGCTGGAGGAATTCTAGACCCGCATCAGCCACAGGAGCTTGAAGAAATAACACCTTAGACCCATAAACGAAGCGGGTTTCACGTGAATTGAACTGTAAAATTGAAACTTTCAATTTTTTAAGAATCTCAATAAAGGAATCCTTTGTAACCAATCCCATAGAATTTTTCAATGCTTCAAGCGAAGAAGGATTTTTTGGCATATCAACCACAACGGCATTCAAAGTGAATCCTTTCTCTGCGATGGTCCCGGAAATAGAGCTAGCAATGGGATCAAAACTAAGTTCTTGAGACTCAACAGACAAGGATTTCAATTTTTCTTTAATCTCCGTCGAGCTGGCTGAAAAATTTATTAGAATCGTGTTGTTGCTAAGATTGAAATCCCAGCGCTTACCGATGATGACAGTCGTAAATTTGCCAAGGTGAGTTTTGATCAATACATGGAAAGCTTCGGTCTAATTTTTTTCGTGAGCGGCTCGGCTAAAATTGTAATTTCAAACATTTATCGGGGTCTTCAACTGATTTTATAATTTTGTCAATAAGCACAGTGCTATTTTCAAGGTAAGCGTCGTCATTTTTAGATTTAATTAGTTCTTGAGTATTTAATGTTATTTTTATTTTTGCCTTTGGGCATGATTCCAGTTTTATTTCATAAACAACTGCATCCAAATCGATACGTAGATGCTTGCCAAAAATTATGATATCCTTTCGATTCATTACTAGTTTTAAATAATTATATATCGCTTTGTCCGATGGCAGTATGGTAACCAAAGAGTTTTCTAAAGTGTACAACTGCAATTCAATTTTAAAACCATCGAATTTAAGTTTTTGCCAAAGTTGACCTAAGTTCTTACCATAAAATATTTCTGCTTGTGATAGCTCTTCGGAAGTAAGCCCAGTATAGGGCCTTAAAAAGTTCCATCCGTATCCCCATCTGAATGAGTTTGGTAAAAAATTGACACCACCCATCTGAACACCAAAAAAATAAGTTTGAGCCACAGTGGCAGAAATATCATTGTTGAATGTTGAATTTAATTTACTTTGAATACAAGCTTTTAGCTGCACATCTGATTTATCCTTTTCATCTTTAGAGCCACCAAGCCAGTAGGCAACATCATGTTCAACACAACACTCGGTAAAATCAACTTCGAAAAATGAATTTGGGCTTAAGCTACAGCCATCAGATGTAAAAGGACGAAGAATCGGCTTGCTAATCGGGACTGTATCTTTACCGACCACCATGCCAAATAGCGCATTTGTTCTTTTAAACTGTGCAGATAGATTTGAACGTATATTCAGATTATACATTTCAGAAACTTTGGCACAAAAAACGTCACTACAAAACAATATTGCAATTAAATATAAATTGGTTTGTCTTAAAGAAAAAAGTCTCACAATTACTCCATTAAGTTTAATTAATTTCAAAAATGGGACCAAGATGTTTCAAATGGAAAAAACTAAACAAAAACACCTCTCAGAATCAATAATTTTGAATCTGAATATTCGGCCATGTCTTTTTTTCTGTACAAAATCTATCCACTACAAAAATTTCAAGTTTTACTTTATGATATCTGGGAATTAACGACCTCGTTTCTAAGTGTTAACCTGGGAAATTAATCCCAGCGCCTTTTTTGTTGAGAATAAGGACAGTTTATGACCAATCGTTTTCTAAAAATTATTATATCGTCACTTGTAGTTTCCATGTTTGCTTTTTCACAATCAGATAGGATTAAATATGAGTTTTGTTACTTTCAAAATAAAGTTACTTTTAAAAATAAAGTGAAGTCGACTCTGATATTAGATTTTTCAAATCATACCTTAGAATTTAGTTCTCCGTCGGCAATAAATGCTACTGATGTTTTTATGTACAATGTTAGATCTACACGAATACCAGTTTCCAGAGGAGCAATCTCTTTTCAAGGATCCAATTTCTTTAGCGGGCCACTTGAAAATAATGTAAATTCAGTTGTTCGTTATGAAGGTTCTGGTGGCATTAGATCGACTTACTATTTGATTACTTATTATAATGGAGATACCGGCCTCTATATCTATGATCTTGGTGCAGCTTCTTTTGTTGGAAGGGCTTCATCGTGCTATAATTAACTTCTACTCAGCGATGCCGAAGAAAATAAAGGTGCGGAATCTCAAAACGCAGACTTGTTGAAAAATCTATTGATGAATTAGCGATCACACCTAAACTAGATTTCTTGAAATGAGAAAAATGTCTCAAATTATTTTCCAAAATTTGACTTATTGGCCTGCTCCATGCCATCATTAGTTAGTATTATTTTATACTTGAATTGATGTTGGAGTCTAATTTTGAGGCGATTATACTTTGTAAATTACAAGATTGGCCAAACTCTAGTTGGTACACTTGTAGCTGCCGGAGTTGCAGCCGTGGTTATGGGTTTAATTATCGATGCTTTGATTCAACAAAATGTTTCTCAAAAATTTCTATCTCAGAAATTGGAAATGAATGACCTGACCGCAAATTTGTTAGCCACATTTTTGAAAGCCAACAATTGCTCTTGTCAGTTTAAAAATGATGTGAACGTAAATCCAAATTTTGAGAATTACTCAAGATTAGCGTTTGATTCGACTCAGCCGCCCAGGAGCCAGAAGATTTCCGTTAGAACCCTTTATTCTGGATGTAAAAGTGGGGCCTTTGTACCACCAATATTGGCCAAAGATGGCGAACTTATTCCAGGCTCATCTTTTAGTTTACTTGTTGATAAAGTTGAATTGGCGGAATTGGAACAAGTAGGGGCCTTACCTGATGAGTGGCAAGGACAGTGGCGTATCAGCTTTCAGACTGGGAGAAATGCACTTATCAGATCAGTCAAGCCAATTAGAGTGACCCAAAAAGTCAAACTTGACTTAACTGTTCCTGAAGCGGCAAGAATTCTTGGTTGCACTGGAATTTCAACAGGAACGGGAACTCCTGGGTTTTTAGCTAAATGGAGTCTGGTTCCTGGGATTTTGGATACCAGTGGAATATTTGAAGATTCAGTTTCTGGAAGAGTTGGAATAAAGACAAATGACATGATACCGACAAAGCTTCTTGGAATCGGTGGAAATTTTGCTGAGACAATAGGAATGGAACGTGGAGTATTCGGCACAGGTAGTGGTAAGAATTTTACCATCTCGGGTGGAGGTGCAGAGGCAGGTTTTCTTGATGGGGATGGAGGCAACCTTATCTTAGCCTCAGGAATAGCAACAGGTACTGGATCTTCAAGCATTCACTTTCAAACAGCCTCTTCAGGAGTTTCTGGTGGAGGTGACCGTGTACCTTCGACTAAAATGACCTTGCTTGGCAACGGGAATGTTGGAATTGGAACAGTGACTCCCGGAACAGGTTCAAAGCTGACTGTTGCTGGCCAAATCTCAGCAAAATCCTATTCCGGCGCAGCTGGAGCTATTAATTGGGCCAATGGAAATGCACAATCAACTAGTTTTGATTGTTCAACACCACTGACCTTTGAGAATCTCAGGGATGGAGGCTCTTATACCCTTGCTGTAACAAGTAATAACACCCTTCGCTGCGACTTTGCCACGGCAGTTACCGGTGATGATTCTGCGACTGTTGGTTACAGGTTTCAACCAGCAAATGGGGTTCGCCCAGTTAATACTCACACGATTTACTCTTTTCAACGAATTAACGATCAAGTCTATGTTTCATGGATGGTTGGTTTCTAATATTATGAACAAAAAAGTTTTTTCCTTTTTGATTTCAACTACTATTTTGGCGCTCGGAATCCTTTTTATGAGCTCAAAAGCCCATGCCTTCCGCACAACTATTGGCTTTTGGAAATCATCTCAGGCTACAAGTATGATTATGTCTTGGAATACCGCGAATATAACTTTAGGATCATCTCTAGCTAACCAAGTGAACCTCCCTTTAATTTTGGGCCCGATTTATAATTTTACTGTAGATTGGGGTGATGGTAACACAAATGTCATCAACATATGGAGTGACCCGAATCGGGTTCATACCTATGCAGCTCCTGGCATCTACACAATCAAACTGACAGGCCGCTTTGATCGCCTAATGTTCAATGGCGGTGGCGATCGCAATAAAATATTAAATGTTACCGCCTGGGGAAATAACGTTTGGACTTCAATGACACGTATGTTTAGAGGTTGTGAAAATTTGGTTATTTTGGCCGCCGATTCACCGAAATTGTCTTCTGTGACGGACATGTCATTTATGTTTAGTGATACCCTCTCAGCCACACAAAATATTAGTGCGTGGAATACATCGACTGTGACGAATATGTCTTATATGTTTTCGAATGCTACGGCATTCAATCAAGATATTAGCGCGTGGAATACATCAGCAGTGACGACTATGTCATATATGTTTCAAGGAGCTCATGCGTTCAACCAACCCATCGGTACATGGAATACCTCATCAGTTACAGTTATGTCGTATATGTTCGCCGACGCAACAGTTTTCAATCACGATATTAGCGCGTGGAATACATCAGCAGTGACAACTATGAAATATATGTTTTCGGACGCAACGGCATTCAATCAACCCATTGGCATATGGAATACGTCAGCAGTCACGGATATGTCGGCTATGTTTTTCGGCGCAAGAGTTTTCAATCAACCCATCGGTTCGTGGAATACGGCAGCAGTAAGGGATATGTCATACATGTTTTCAAATACCAACGTGTTTAATCAACCCATCGGTTGGTGGAATACGGCAGCAGTTACGAACATGGCACATATGTTTGCAGCTGCCAAATCATTTAACCAACCCATCGGTGCCTGGATTACGTCAGCAGTTACGAATATGTCATACATGTTTCAACATGCTCTTGTGTTTAACCAACCCATCGGAGCCTGGAATACGGCAGCAGTTACGGATATGTCATTCATGTTTCAACAAGCCTTCGTGTTTAATCAACCCAACGGTGCCTGGAATACATCAGCAGTTAGGAACATGGCACATATGTTTCGAGAGACCAACGCCTTCAATCAGCCCATTGGAGCCTGGAATACGGCAGCAGTTACGAATATGTCATCCATGTTTCAAAAAGCTAATGTGTTTAATCAACCAATTGGCACCTGGAATACGTCAGCAGTTAGGAATATGTCATTCATGTTTGACCAGGCCCGTTTCTTCAATCAACCAATTGGCCCTTGGAACACGGCAGCTGTCACCGACTTGTCATTCATGTTTCAACAAGCCTTCTCGTTTAACCAACCAATTGGTACCTGTAACACGTCGGCAGTAACGAAAATGGAATCTATGTTTATTTTTGCCAGTGTCTTCAACCAACCCATCGGGGCATGGAATACGGAAGCAGTCACGAATATGACCCGTATGTTTCAATCAGCTAGCACATTCAATCAAGATTTAAGTGGGTGGAATGTAACTGCAGTCGGGACAAACTATGTTGATTACAGGTTATTAGCGACTGCTTGGATTTTACCTAAACCAATAGGCTTTCCATAATGATGCAATGACAGGAGGTTGCTATCGATCATCCGTGTTGCAAATTCTGAATAAGCGGTACTTGAGAATCCGCCGATACTTTATCAACCTACGAAGCGCCTTTCAAGCGACTCTTGGGGTGACCAATCAGTACAGCCTGAGATCATCAAACGTCGTTCCAGAGCAAGTATTCAACGCTGTCATTGAAATAGAAAGTCTGTGAATCCCGCTATAAGATACTACGGCAGTATAGTTCCCTGGGCCGCCCGTTCCACCAGAATCAATAATTGTTGTCCCATCAACTTTCAATATGAGATGGGAGAAGCAGGGGCCAATATTTGAAATTGTGGTCAATTCAATACTCACAGTTCCAACACCTGTAAAATTGATATCTCGATAAAGCTCCCCATGACCTTCATCAGCAACAGAATAAGAAAGACTGACTGCGTTTGCCCCTTCAGAATAATTGACAGTGTTTTGTGCAACATTTCGTCTTACTCTCGTCCAGCCATTCGGCACCCCACCAGTAAATCCAGACTCGAAGCCGTCTCCAAAAATCAAAGGTGGAGCTGATGCCTTAAAGAACCCGAAAGGAATTTGGGAACGACCATAGACTGCCTTTGATAAACCTATACATAATCCAACGAAAACAAGAATAACTTTGATTTTACTGAAACCCTTTAATCCATGAAACATAGACATCATTTCCTATTCTTTGAAAACTATAGACAGTTCTTTGACCTGAGGTTCTAGCCCCATTTGCAGGCGAGAAATAGAAGGTTAACCCTGCTTGTGAAAACACACAAGTTGAGGTGCCCGTTTCAGTCACGGCCAAAATGTAAGTCCCTGCGTCGAGCATATTTGTAAAAGTTGTCGTTGCGCAATCAACCGATAAAGTCTGAGCATTCCCATTGTTCCAGTCAATTGCGGCCGTGCCATTTGTCTGCGAGGCTCCTGTGGGGTTCACGCTTCTGGTTTGACCTGCTACCTCGAGGCTAGCCTGTGGATTCGTAATTCCAATGCCAACGTTGTTAGTTAAACTATATAGAGAACCCCCTGATTTCGACCACTGAGACTCCCCGCCACCCTTGAGACTTAATTCGTCAATATAAAAGTTGTTTCCACCGGATATGGAAGCCTGTTGAAATCGAAGTGCGACCGTCCCAGAATAGGAAGAAATGTCAACTTCGATCACCGTTGAAGAAAGGGCACCAGTTTGCTTCCAAATATTGGTTCCATTGATCGCAATTGTGGCGATCGAGTTACCAACAACTACGGTGGCTTTCAAAATTTTGTATCCAGTGATATCAATTGAAGTTTCGATATAAGAGCCTGACCCTGTTAGTTGGACAGAATAGCTACCGTTGACGACATTTGAAGTCGATTGTTGTGTCGCTCCTCCGCCTCCACGTGTCCAGCCCACCGGAAAATTCGTTGGGTTAGTTCCGCCCCAGGTTTCAAAATTTTCGGTATAAGGTGCTGGCCCACCAGTCGAGGGCACTGCCCAGCTCGCAACACCGTTCGAATCGGAAGTTAGGACCCTACCATTGGCTTGATTGCCGTCGACGATTTTTAATGTTGTTCCGGACGGTCCAACAAGGTGGAGGTTCGCTGCTGGCGCCGCATTTCCTATCCCCACATTCCCATTGGCCAGCACCGTTAGCCCTGACCCCGAGGTGGAGTTGGATTGCAACCTAGCTAGGACGCCGCTGGTGGAGGCTCCCGTATTGGCCACGTTTAGCAAGCCATTGGTGGAATTGAGCGAGCCGTTAGAGGTGCTCACGCTCAAAAGACTTCCTGTGGTCAAAGCATTGGCTGTCAATACCATCGGGTTCTCAGTGGTGGCCGTGGACCAATTCCATGTCTGGGCGTAATTTGTGTTATCGATGCTGTTCGTGCTGGCTGCGGCAGTCAGGGCTGAAATCGCGCCACCCCCTGCGGCAGCTTGCCATGAGGGCGCGGTGCCTGCTCCGTTGCTGGTGAGCACATAACCGCTGGTACTTGCTGGCAATCGCGAAAGTGCCGAGCTAGTCGAAGCATAGAGCAGATCTCCGATCGTGTAGCTGGATTGCCCCGTTCCTCCATTAGCTGCGGGAACAGCGGCGGTCCAGCTCAGCAGGCCTCCGGTTGTGGAAGTAAGTACGGAGCCTGCTGTGGAGGCCACACTTCCCGGCCAGGTGATCCCGTAGCTTGTTCCTACGGATACCGATTGGGTCAAATTCGTAGCCACGTTATTTAAAATCATTCCTGCAAAGGTGGGTGATGCGGTCGTGCGGATATCCTGCACGGTTCCCAGCGAAATCGGTCCTGTGCCCGTAATGGTGACTCCCTGATTCGCTGCTTGAGTTAAACTCACTGATCCCGGTGAGCCCCAAGATAAATTCCCCGCCCCATCAGAACGCAGGTACTGCGTCCCTGTCGAGTCTCCTGGGGGAAGAATAAAATTCGTAATTCCTGAAAGAGTGGGTGAGGTGAATTGCAAGTAATTGGCTCCATTATAAACTCGCAACTGAGTTGCTGACAGCGTTTGCCCACTCACAGTTCCCGTGGTCACTAAATTTCCCGTGGTGTTGATCGCTGCATTTCCACCGACAGTTCCGGTGTTGATCGCCGATCCACTGACCTTCCCTGCGGTGCTCAGGGTGGGGATGTCGGCTTCCACCAGCGCGGCTCCTGAGGTCACACGGCCCTTGGCGTCTGTTGTGACTTTCCCATAGGTTCCTGGAGTTCCCACATCGGGTAAACCCGCAGCAACTTGAGCATCCACATAGGTTTTGTTTACCAAGTCTGTCCCCACACTCGGAGTTCCGCTCCATGACGGAGCCGCCGTAAAAGTCGCAGAACCCGGAGTCACATACTGAGAAGAACTCCCTGCGAGCAAGGCCTGCAGGTTGGTCCATTTCGTGGCATCTAATTCAGACCCAGTTGTTGAAACACCGTCAGCTAATTTCAGCAACTGTTCTTTTTTGTATCCGCCCACCTGCATGGCTTCAATAGCTGAAGGAATAAAATTAATGGCCATCGCAGGACTCGGTTCCCACTCTCCAGCGGGGATGGTGCCATCGTTAAAATAAACTTGTAACTTCCTGCCATCGGAAGGATTTGGAGCATAACTATTTCCTGAAGCACAATAATTTGTAGGGAACGAAAAAGTACCTCGATTGGCAAAGATCTGATCTAATCCATAGGCGGCAGAATCAAGTCGAGTGCCCGAACCGTCATTGATAGTTAAAGTGAAAACCCCATCAGAGCCACTCATGTCTTTAACTTGCACTTCCTCGTACATCAGACAGTTCTCATTTCCAATGGTACGAATTTGCAGTTTAAATTGAACGCTATTTCCTTGAACAGGATCTCCGTTGGGATTGAGAATGCGACCGTTGTAGGTAATCCCTGCACCTGTCGCGAACACTTGCGATGAAGTTAAGAAGAAAAATGAAAATATAAAAAAGATAAACTTTAGTGTTTTTATATTGGTCATATTAGAAGATAAATCGGGATATTTTGAAAAAACAAGAGACTCATTTTGAGATGAAGTGAAAAAAAATCCCAAAATTTTCAACATACATGCAAAGTCTTGGGATGGAACTTCAAATACGACCCAAAAAAGCGAAAAAGTCGAAAGCTTCGTAAGAAGTGAATTAGCGAATCATGGGGACAAGGGATCGACGATCACCACTGGTTTTTTCATCATGGCTCAAACTCCTTAAACAGGCACTTGATTCGATCCAAGGATGTCGATGACTCGATATAAGAATCAGGTCGCACCAGCACCGCCTGATTCTTGTAGGGAGAGTTTTCCGCCCAATATCCTTCCCCAACTTTTTGGGGATAAATTTGAATGACGTTAACAAATTCAGGCAAGTTGAGCTCAACTCGACAGTCACCAAAAATAAGTAAGGTAAATTGAGTATAGTCTAAAAGGGAGTAAAGCCGAGTTTTGATGGCAGCATGATAAACTTCGAAATCAAATAGTCTTGAACCGGAGAGTCCCTGCTCGCCATAGCGAATTCCCATTCCGGTGATATTTCCAGCGCGTTTTTGAACGATCTTGATGTAATCCAGAGCGTGGGTACCGCTCTGTGAATACTTCGTCGAGCGGACCAATTCTCCTGAGGCCTCAATCACACTTTCGGCTATCGGTTTGCGCTCGCTTTCATAACTTAGCAAAAGATCTTTGGAAGCCCCCTGATTCATCACCCTATTTATCTTCCACATGAGATTAAAAGCGTCGGCAATACCAGTGTTAAGTCCTTGTCCTCCATTAACTGAGTGGATATGACAGGCATCTCCTGCAAGAAAAATACGATCTTGCACAAAAAAGTTTTCAGCAACCGATTCCTTAACAGAAAACTGAGAGTACCATGAAACCTCTTTAAAACTTAAAGAATGAGGCTTTATCGCCCGATTGATTTTTTCAACCGCATCTGCGAAGGTAAAATCCTTATGCTCCATTCTAACGTAAAATCTATCTATTTTTCCTTCTCTAGGAATCCAGGCCACATCAGATGTTTCTGCCTGAAAAACGATGATTTCAGGTACCTTTGGGAAATCTGTTTCTATAGTCCCATCAATCACGGCCCATACCATTTGTGGCCTCACCATTTCAAAAGGTATTTTAAAGTGCTCACGAACGAAAGAGCGAGAGCCGTCGGCCCCAATTACATAACTGGATTGAATCCTTTCACCACTGGAGAGAGTCGTGAAACATTTAATTCCTTTTATTTCAATGTCCTTGACTGCTGTTGATCGCGTCACGGCCGATCCCATTTTCTTAAGTTTTTCATCTAATAAATTTTCTACATAGGACTGCCCGAGCATCAGAAAGTGTTTATGCAAGCACCCCTCAAGATCTTCCCACCATGAAGATTGACGTGAAATAAACTTTCCCTCTGACCACACGGAACTCGTGTTACATATTTTTCCTAAGGGATAGAGTTCATCAAATAAATCAACGACCTTAAAAAGTTGCAAGGTGCGAGCATTCAGAGCATCCGCCCTGCCCACTTGCAAAGGCCCGTCAGACTTGTCAATGATGACCGTTTTCAAACCACAAAGCTGGCCCAAATAGCCACACATGAGTCCTACTGGCCCTGCACCGATAATAACGACGTCAACGATTTGCGTGCTCATTCTGCTCATCCTGCTTATTCTGCTCATAGGTAGGACACTAACCGCGGGTTGTTCAGAGGCGGCTGACTGAGTACATGAACTCGCCTGAGGTGGCGAGGGGCCTTGGTTTCAAAGCCTTCCCGTCCGTGTAAAAGCGAGAAGTTGTTGGCCACGACAAGATCCCCCTGACACCATTCGTGAGCATAATAACAGCTTGACGAATAGAGCGCTTCCCGCAGGCTTCGATGAAACTCCACAAGCTCGACTTCATTGACACCGGTAAACTCAAGAACGGGCGGATTAACGAAGTGCCCATACCCTGCAAGGGGTGGCTCGTTGTACCGGATAACAGAATAACCCTGGTGTGGATGGGAATCAATGACTGGAGAAACCGTCTTGCTATCATAAAATTCCATTTTGCGCTGGTAGTGACCTGTGACTTTCCCCCACAAAGAACGCAGATGAACCGGTGCTTGTTCTAAAGCGAGTATGGTATTCGAAAAAGTGGTCCGCCCGCCTTGACCTAAACGTGGCGCCTGAACACAATGAAAGAGCTGAAACTCAGGAACCTGCGGTCGGTACATCCCATCCCAATGCAAGGGGACGTAGTTATTGTCGAAGATATGATCTTCCGGATGAGGACGCTCCACAAGCTCAAGAACCTTTCCGAAAGGCTATGTGCTTCCGAAGTTTCTAGATAATCTGCACGTCCAGGCCCCAGGAATTGAAGTCGAATTGATCCACGACTTTTCTCGAAAAATTACAGAAGGTGTTGTGTCCTTTTACGTAGACATCGGTTTTGTCGTGAACCCTATACGGCATCCAGACCTGGTGTTGAAAAAGCTAGGAGATGATCGCGTCCTTTTTTGGAAAAAGCGCGGTGGCGGAACTCTTCCAAAGCGGATCTTTGCAGATAGGAATTTAATTCAAATGCAAGAGATACTTGGAAAAACTCACACCAAAGATTTTAAAGAGTGGAATCTTATCAGCACGACAAGCTTAGAGTTGATCCGAACTCTCACGCTGAGCGGTCAGGGAATTGGAATCCTGCCTGAACGGGTAGCCAAAGCGGACGGCGCTGACTTGGTTCCCTATAATTCAAGCTTGCCCTTCTATGAAGACAAGATTTTTCTTGCTTTTCGAAAAGATGTTTTGTCTAGCAAAGCTGGACGAGAGCTCATCCGATTAGCTACCTTCGAATTGTAACAACTTTTAAAGCAATAATTATTATACTTAAAAAACGGGATTTCATATATTTGCTTGAAATA
The DNA window shown above is from Deltaproteobacteria bacterium and carries:
- a CDS encoding FAD-binding protein, translated to MSTQIVDVVIIGAGPVGLMCGYLGQLCGLKTVIIDKSDGPLQVGRADALNARTLQLFKVVDLFDELYPLGKICNTSSVWSEGKFISRQSSWWEDLEGCLHKHFLMLGQSYVENLLDEKLKKMGSAVTRSTAVKDIEIKGIKCFTTLSSGERIQSSYVIGADGSRSFVREHFKIPFEMVRPQMVWAVIDGTIETDFPKVPEIIVFQAETSDVAWIPREGKIDRFYVRMEHKDFTFADAVEKINRAIKPHSLSFKEVSWYSQFSVKESVAENFFVQDRIFLAGDACHIHSVNGGQGLNTGIADAFNLMWKINRVMNQGASKDLLLSYESERKPIAESVIEASGELVRSTKYSQSGTHALDYIKIVQKRAGNITGMGIRYGEQGLSGSRLFDFEVYHAAIKTRLYSLLDYTQFTLLIFGDCRVELNLPEFVNVIQIYPQKVGEGYWAENSPYKNQAVLVRPDSYIESSTSLDRIKCLFKEFEP
- a CDS encoding LysR family transcriptional regulator substrate-binding protein — protein: MLPKFLDNLHVQAPGIEVELIHDFSRKITEGVVSFYVDIGFVVNPIRHPDLVLKKLGDDRVLFWKKRGGGTLPKRIFADRNLIQMQEILGKTHTKDFKEWNLISTTSLELIRTLTLSGQGIGILPERVAKADGADLVPYNSSLPFYEDKIFLAFRKDVLSSKAGRELIRLATFEL
- the kdpF gene encoding K(+)-transporting ATPase subunit F, with product MKVKLEESMDFVVAGVIGCTVLVYLIYALFNPEKF
- a CDS encoding DUF285 domain-containing protein, which encodes MNKKVFSFLISTTILALGILFMSSKAHAFRTTIGFWKSSQATSMIMSWNTANITLGSSLANQVNLPLILGPIYNFTVDWGDGNTNVINIWSDPNRVHTYAAPGIYTIKLTGRFDRLMFNGGGDRNKILNVTAWGNNVWTSMTRMFRGCENLVILAADSPKLSSVTDMSFMFSDTLSATQNISAWNTSTVTNMSYMFSNATAFNQDISAWNTSAVTTMSYMFQGAHAFNQPIGTWNTSSVTVMSYMFADATVFNHDISAWNTSAVTTMKYMFSDATAFNQPIGIWNTSAVTDMSAMFFGARVFNQPIGSWNTAAVRDMSYMFSNTNVFNQPIGWWNTAAVTNMAHMFAAAKSFNQPIGAWITSAVTNMSYMFQHALVFNQPIGAWNTAAVTDMSFMFQQAFVFNQPNGAWNTSAVRNMAHMFRETNAFNQPIGAWNTAAVTNMSSMFQKANVFNQPIGTWNTSAVRNMSFMFDQARFFNQPIGPWNTAAVTDLSFMFQQAFSFNQPIGTCNTSAVTKMESMFIFASVFNQPIGAWNTEAVTNMTRMFQSASTFNQDLSGWNVTAVGTNYVDYRLLATAWILPKPIGFP
- a CDS encoding TauD/TfdA family dioxygenase, with the protein product MERPHPEDHIFDNNYVPLHWDGMYRPQVPEFQLFHCVQAPRLGQGGRTTFSNTILALEQAPVHLRSLWGKVTGHYQRKMEFYDSKTVSPVIDSHPHQGYSVIRYNEPPLAGYGHFVNPPVLEFTGVNEVELVEFHRSLREALYSSSCYYAHEWCQGDLVVANNFSLLHGREGFETKAPRHLRRVHVLSQPPLNNPRLVSYL
- the kdpA gene encoding potassium-transporting ATPase subunit KdpA; amino-acid sequence: MGINDYIQFIIYVALLIAITPPLGRFMAKVFQGEKTWLHKPLWWLENLTYRTSGIDPSEEMSWRAYAAAFMIFHLVGILVLMAFQMTQAWLPLNPQALPNVSWHSALNTSVSFITNTNWQGYSGEVTMSYLTQMAALAVQNFLSAACGIAIAIALTRGIVRRSSATIGNFWVDTTRAIVYILLPICVILTLILVGQGIVQTFAAYVDVMTLEGLKQTIALGPVASQVAIKMLGTNGGGFFNANAAHPFENWTPLSNFLQMLSIFSIGGALTYTYGIMTKSRKHGRVIFGTMLAMFITFTAFSLASEFTLNPVFNQAGIMEGKETRFGVFNSVFFSAITTSASCGAVNAMHSSLSPLSGAIAMVNMMLGEIIFGGVGAGLYGMLLFVLLTVFIAGLMVGRTPEYMGKKIEANEMMMVILAILAPCASILIGTAISALSPAALSSLANKGPHGFSEMLYAFTSAAANNGSAFAGLNANTLYYNLMLAVAMFIGRFAIIVPILAVAGSLAQKKYSPPTSGTFETDSGPFAVLLVGVILIVGALTFLPSLSLGPIVEHLMMIKGQTF